The Nitrospira sp. KM1 genome includes a window with the following:
- a CDS encoding fused MFS/spermidine synthase, which yields MNSSPTDHHTPRWFLLTTAFVTGSVVMALEILGSRLLAPVFGNSLFVWGALIGVILAAMSSGYAFGGWVSDRYSGARVLAGLLLFSGAWTFLIAWLNQPVLMKVAAAIEDPRWGPCTAAAILLAPPAFGLSGVLPAMLRLAVSDLDYLGRNTGKMIALSTVGSLAGTWGTAFFFLSWIGSQALVGWLGAIQTALGLWWAVREGSLRPLILALLILPLGASGYGALHPVQVLKTPIYQEDSPYQQVRIREDDLFRYLILDRTFHAVMWKAEPVTLFLPYSQLMVASLAWVQEPKRGLILGHGGGSLAKWLADRWPDLELDVVEFDPVVVRMAAEYFSYRAPDSHHIYVRDGRMFLNSTNQMYDVIWVDVFARHMIPFHLTTAEFFAALRAHLKPEGVLAVNLASSGESGDILRANAVVQTMKQSFQVVEAYGVKGPWVSRGKAENLIFFAGLPIERISRSNRVEAVMAMIDRQRVPPDSVTHLSTHRTEFGKSGTVLTDDFAPYDLLIGASVGENRPD from the coding sequence ATGAATTCTTCGCCGACCGACCATCATACGCCCCGCTGGTTTTTGCTCACGACGGCCTTTGTGACCGGATCGGTCGTCATGGCCTTGGAGATACTGGGCAGCCGGTTGTTGGCGCCTGTATTCGGCAATTCACTTTTTGTGTGGGGCGCTTTGATCGGAGTGATTTTGGCGGCCATGAGCAGCGGGTATGCCTTTGGAGGATGGGTCTCCGATCGATATTCGGGCGCGCGCGTGCTGGCAGGACTTCTTCTGTTTTCAGGAGCATGGACATTCTTGATCGCATGGCTGAATCAGCCGGTGTTGATGAAAGTCGCGGCCGCCATCGAAGACCCCCGATGGGGACCTTGCACCGCAGCCGCCATATTGCTCGCTCCTCCCGCTTTCGGGCTCAGTGGCGTGCTCCCTGCGATGCTGCGCTTGGCCGTCTCGGATCTCGATTATCTCGGGCGTAATACGGGGAAAATGATTGCACTGTCAACTGTGGGAAGTCTGGCGGGAACATGGGGAACGGCATTTTTCTTTTTGTCCTGGATCGGCAGTCAGGCGCTCGTGGGGTGGCTTGGGGCGATTCAAACGGCGCTTGGACTCTGGTGGGCTGTGCGAGAGGGGTCACTTCGTCCCCTTATCTTAGCGCTTTTGATCCTTCCCTTGGGGGCGTCCGGGTATGGGGCACTGCACCCGGTACAGGTGTTGAAAACCCCAATTTACCAGGAGGATAGTCCCTATCAACAAGTGAGAATTCGGGAGGACGACCTCTTCCGTTACCTCATCCTGGACCGAACGTTCCATGCGGTGATGTGGAAGGCCGAACCGGTGACATTGTTTCTCCCCTACAGTCAGTTGATGGTGGCCTCTTTGGCTTGGGTGCAAGAGCCGAAACGTGGATTAATATTGGGGCACGGAGGAGGTTCGCTGGCAAAATGGCTGGCGGACCGATGGCCTGACCTCGAACTTGACGTCGTCGAATTCGATCCCGTTGTGGTGCGCATGGCTGCCGAGTACTTTTCATATCGCGCGCCCGACTCACATCACATCTATGTCAGAGACGGAAGAATGTTTCTGAATTCAACCAATCAGATGTACGACGTCATTTGGGTCGACGTCTTCGCCCGGCATATGATTCCCTTCCACCTGACTACGGCGGAGTTCTTTGCCGCGCTCCGTGCGCATCTGAAGCCTGAAGGTGTGCTTGCCGTCAATCTTGCTTCATCCGGAGAAAGCGGGGATATCTTGAGGGCAAACGCGGTGGTTCAGACGATGAAGCAATCGTTTCAGGTCGTGGAAGCTTATGGAGTGAAGGGGCCGTGGGTGTCTCGTGGAAAGGCAGAGAACCTGATTTTTTTTGCTGGTCTTCCGATTGAGCGTATAAGCCGGAGTAACCGTGTGGAGGCGGTGATGGCCATGATCGATCGGCAGAGGGTCCCGCCAGATTCGGTGACTCACCTGAGTACCCACCGTACTGAATTCGGAAAATCTGGGACTGTATTGACGGATGACTTTGCACCCTACGACCTCTTGATAGGTGCATCAGTCGGCGAGAATCGCCCGGACTGA
- a CDS encoding alkaline phosphatase family protein produces the protein MTSGSWRIPVLLVGLMLLFLEPQSGISAPAPVSQPQTAAPSTPPTEYVVLFVLEGFSQESLKGSTMPTLGRLIKDGSVTWSATAVKPALRLPTMASLITGMPVEKHGITWNAFEFSRGYPRSPSVFDYLDLSGGRDSAIFFMDESLYQLARPEPYTDYQMCGPLKPECSTERIVSYIQQYFKKATSGHGYGHAIPSLPHLLVVHLPEAGRVGASRGWASKEYREALRSVDKAIGSVLDIYKTQSLLNRTTVFVTSLTAEGMDAAQDRTDGSTPVVPWIASGVGIKHGHAIHQPVSIIDTGATVMRTLGLQTHTEWESRAVEEIFQHAFVAAAPNSNVPDMIP, from the coding sequence ATGACGAGCGGATCTTGGCGCATTCCCGTTCTTCTTGTCGGACTTATGCTACTTTTCCTTGAACCCCAATCCGGTATCTCTGCTCCGGCACCTGTTTCCCAGCCCCAGACCGCTGCTCCTTCCACTCCTCCGACGGAATACGTCGTCTTATTTGTCCTCGAGGGGTTCAGTCAGGAATCGCTGAAAGGCAGCACCATGCCCACGCTGGGTCGCCTGATTAAGGACGGGTCGGTGACGTGGTCTGCGACAGCAGTAAAACCTGCTCTGCGGTTACCCACCATGGCATCGTTAATTACCGGCATGCCGGTTGAAAAACATGGCATTACCTGGAACGCCTTCGAGTTCAGCCGTGGTTACCCACGCTCTCCAAGCGTGTTCGATTACCTCGATTTGAGCGGGGGGCGAGACAGCGCAATCTTTTTCATGGACGAATCGCTGTATCAATTGGCGAGACCCGAACCGTATACAGATTATCAAATGTGCGGGCCGCTCAAACCGGAATGTAGCACAGAGCGAATCGTGTCCTATATCCAGCAATATTTCAAGAAAGCGACCAGCGGCCACGGATATGGTCATGCGATTCCTTCGTTGCCTCATCTTCTCGTCGTCCATTTGCCGGAAGCCGGACGGGTCGGCGCCTCCCGTGGATGGGCCTCAAAGGAATACCGGGAAGCTCTTCGCTCCGTCGATAAGGCGATTGGCTCAGTTCTGGACATCTATAAGACCCAGAGCCTGCTCAACCGGACGACCGTATTTGTCACGTCCTTGACGGCGGAAGGGATGGATGCCGCCCAGGACCGCACGGATGGATCTACACCGGTTGTGCCATGGATCGCTTCCGGGGTCGGGATCAAGCACGGGCACGCCATTCACCAACCGGTTTCAATCATCGATACCGGCGCCACGGTCATGCGCACGTTGGGACTTCAAACGCATACTGAATGGGAAAGCCGGGCAGTGGAGGAAATCTTTCAGCACGCCTTCGTCGCGGCCGCGCCGAACTCCAATGTGCCGGATATGATTCCGTAG
- a CDS encoding HEAT repeat domain-containing protein, with the protein MADEAPAKLIQIGPKGGPKKDGFNLVTERVVAVNPALKQIEVELLAYDGKTVVLDVDDEAVEDLQRVKVGDGATIRVVEEGGRRIAKNLRVRAKDPNAERADAMLLDLKDSHWLNRKYAAEILGELKDARAVKPLVDALTDEVGDVRQRAYDSLIKIGGIAVPSLVPLLVSEEDEVRQSVTEIIRKIGKPAVEPLATALAEADDRLKTRVLKVLDRMGYKPKTKDASKSEVPRLT; encoded by the coding sequence ATGGCAGACGAAGCACCTGCGAAATTGATTCAAATCGGCCCCAAAGGAGGTCCGAAGAAGGACGGATTCAATCTCGTGACCGAACGCGTGGTAGCCGTCAACCCAGCGCTTAAGCAGATCGAAGTCGAATTGCTGGCGTATGACGGAAAGACGGTCGTGTTGGATGTCGACGATGAGGCAGTGGAAGACCTGCAACGGGTCAAGGTTGGCGATGGGGCTACCATACGGGTTGTGGAGGAGGGCGGTCGGCGGATCGCCAAGAATCTGAGAGTCAGAGCCAAGGATCCCAACGCGGAACGGGCGGATGCCATGTTGCTGGACCTCAAGGACTCTCATTGGCTCAACCGGAAATATGCGGCAGAAATCCTTGGGGAGTTGAAGGACGCCAGAGCCGTGAAGCCCTTGGTCGACGCCTTGACCGATGAAGTGGGGGACGTGCGCCAACGGGCATACGATTCGCTCATCAAGATCGGCGGAATTGCGGTGCCATCGCTCGTTCCATTATTGGTGTCCGAGGAAGACGAAGTGCGCCAGTCGGTGACCGAAATCATCAGGAAGATCGGGAAACCGGCCGTCGAGCCGTTGGCCACCGCGTTAGCCGAGGCTGACGATCGGTTGAAGACGCGTGTACTCAAGGTCTTGGACCGGATGGGTTACAAGCCCAAGACCAAGGATGCATCCAAGTCGGAGGTGCCTCGGCTGACCTGA
- a CDS encoding HEAT repeat domain-containing protein, translating into MNDSESSDRIEQLIGALRDDNEALRDHAIASLSQLGEEAVSPLIGLMADEDVVIREAATTAVVRIGPSVVGRLIEAIEDDEWAIREQAASGLGKLKDPRGIEPLIKALKDKDGAVRTAAVWALERIGDPRAVPGLVEALTDSTVREDAARVLKKIGDARAVDALIDGLLGNNWMVRRHAAEALGKIGDQRGVGPLIDSLKDEDWLVRRNAAESLARLGAKQAIDPLLPLLEDENTMVQETVEGVLASLGWKSAS; encoded by the coding sequence ATGAATGACAGCGAGTCATCCGACCGCATTGAACAGCTGATCGGTGCATTGCGCGACGACAATGAGGCTTTGCGCGACCATGCCATCGCGAGCCTGAGTCAGCTCGGGGAAGAGGCGGTCTCTCCTCTGATCGGCCTCATGGCCGATGAAGATGTAGTGATACGTGAAGCTGCGACAACGGCGGTCGTTCGAATCGGGCCATCGGTCGTCGGCCGATTGATCGAGGCTATCGAGGACGACGAATGGGCGATCCGCGAGCAAGCGGCGTCAGGCTTGGGAAAGCTGAAGGATCCTCGAGGAATCGAACCACTCATCAAGGCGCTCAAAGACAAGGATGGAGCCGTGCGAACGGCAGCCGTGTGGGCACTCGAACGGATCGGTGATCCACGCGCCGTTCCCGGGCTGGTCGAGGCATTGACGGACAGTACTGTGCGGGAGGACGCTGCCCGCGTCCTGAAAAAAATCGGTGACGCCCGCGCCGTCGACGCACTCATTGACGGATTGCTGGGGAACAATTGGATGGTCCGGCGTCACGCGGCGGAGGCACTGGGCAAGATCGGAGACCAGCGCGGTGTCGGTCCGCTGATTGATTCGCTAAAGGACGAAGATTGGTTGGTGCGCCGGAATGCTGCGGAGTCACTGGCCCGGCTTGGAGCCAAACAAGCGATTGATCCTCTGCTGCCTCTGTTGGAAGATGAAAATACGATGGTTCAAGAAACCGTCGAAGGTGTCCTCGCTAGTCTAGGATGGAAATCGGCATCGTAA
- a CDS encoding LPP20 family lipoprotein, translated as MKTMVFRAALFLLVIHFPTIPIRTAEAEVDEVRGRAEQSFDRLQSQQRSSDPSKSAVVPPRSAGERASYSPDQFLIGKGQGDMSKGTIVCQRVSELSARTDLAKQIRILVKEHMVDRVRERSGKDVDQDIEVTREEIVQEYLQGVKIVDRQIDESGKTCSATAVMPKTQARAGSTDGHEASAKP; from the coding sequence GTGAAGACCATGGTGTTCCGGGCGGCGCTTTTTTTGCTGGTTATACATTTTCCGACAATACCCATTCGCACAGCGGAAGCAGAAGTCGATGAGGTGAGGGGCCGCGCCGAACAGTCCTTTGATCGACTGCAAAGTCAGCAGCGATCGTCAGACCCCTCAAAATCTGCCGTGGTCCCGCCACGAAGCGCCGGGGAACGAGCCTCATACTCTCCGGATCAATTTCTGATCGGCAAAGGTCAAGGCGATATGTCCAAAGGGACCATCGTCTGTCAGCGGGTGTCAGAATTGTCAGCCAGGACCGATCTCGCCAAGCAGATCCGGATTCTTGTCAAAGAACATATGGTCGATCGCGTCCGCGAGCGGTCCGGGAAGGACGTCGATCAAGATATCGAAGTCACGAGAGAAGAAATCGTGCAAGAGTATTTGCAGGGCGTGAAGATCGTGGACCGACAGATCGACGAATCGGGAAAAACCTGTTCTGCGACCGCCGTCATGCCGAAAACCCAGGCTCGAGCCGGATCGACAGACGGCCACGAAGCCTCGGCCAAACCATAG
- a CDS encoding HEAT repeat domain-containing protein: MLRSLVPMGAGMADAVAEHIAALKDEDWSIREEAAQKLGTLRDPRAVSPLVCLLKDSDRAVREAAIGALTAIGEPSVPALGICLSDPQLEVQEAASAVLASIADARVLPQLITSLVNRDWIVRMHAAKALARIRNSSAVGPLVPLLQDKVKAVREEVSATLAAIGDAAIPSLLAALTHSEWLVRLHAVEALGKTKSPQAVEPLLSALFNDHDAAVREDTIRALGQIGDGRAVPFLVTVMKEAGLRPLAVEALGQIGDRQAVPVLIGVLEGTGRPEGSRTVAGCGDTWSEEMIVMGAAVRALGSIGDESAIPSLVGALRHTVTRSDAADALSRFGSKVVAPLLTLLSKESDDNVRFHVKETLARVGWRTGRV; the protein is encoded by the coding sequence ATGTTACGCTCCTTGGTTCCTATGGGGGCAGGGATGGCCGATGCCGTAGCGGAACACATCGCGGCGCTGAAAGATGAAGATTGGTCCATCCGCGAAGAAGCCGCTCAGAAGCTGGGAACGCTAAGGGATCCCCGGGCAGTTTCCCCGCTGGTGTGCTTGCTGAAAGACTCCGATCGGGCCGTCCGTGAAGCTGCCATTGGAGCATTGACCGCGATCGGGGAGCCGTCGGTTCCCGCATTAGGAATCTGCCTATCCGATCCTCAGTTGGAGGTGCAGGAAGCGGCGTCGGCCGTTCTGGCGTCAATTGCCGATGCCAGAGTCCTTCCTCAGCTGATCACCTCTCTCGTCAACCGCGATTGGATTGTGCGTATGCATGCCGCGAAAGCCTTGGCCCGCATCCGGAATTCGAGCGCAGTCGGACCGCTTGTTCCTTTGCTGCAGGATAAGGTCAAGGCCGTACGTGAGGAGGTGTCAGCCACGCTCGCCGCTATCGGAGATGCCGCTATCCCATCGCTATTGGCTGCATTGACTCACTCAGAATGGCTCGTTCGATTACATGCTGTCGAGGCGTTGGGAAAGACCAAATCGCCACAGGCGGTTGAGCCGCTCCTGTCGGCGCTGTTCAATGATCACGATGCGGCGGTGCGAGAAGACACCATCCGTGCGTTGGGGCAAATCGGAGACGGACGCGCAGTTCCATTTCTCGTGACGGTGATGAAAGAGGCGGGACTAAGACCATTGGCGGTCGAAGCCTTGGGACAGATTGGGGATCGACAGGCCGTGCCGGTGTTGATCGGAGTCCTGGAAGGAACCGGGCGGCCGGAAGGTTCGCGCACCGTGGCTGGTTGCGGAGACACATGGAGTGAAGAGATGATCGTCATGGGAGCGGCGGTACGGGCTCTCGGTTCCATCGGCGATGAGTCGGCCATTCCATCGCTGGTGGGCGCACTGCGTCATACGGTCACCAGGAGCGATGCAGCAGATGCCTTATCGCGGTTCGGGTCTAAAGTAGTCGCACCCCTATTGACCCTTTTATCTAAAGAATCAGACGACAATGTACGATTTCATGTGAAAGAAACCCTGGCCAGGGTTGGCTGGCGGACGGGCCGGGTCTAA
- a CDS encoding 4Fe-4S dicluster domain-containing protein, translated as MALLITDECISCGACLPECPNEAIFETRSDAETKGNHVGDGQGVGDNIYVITHDRCTECVGHFDEPQCAAVCPVDNCCISDPAYPETTDVLLDKATKLNPDKSIDSAKVWSGVRN; from the coding sequence ATGGCACTGTTGATTACTGATGAATGTATTTCCTGTGGAGCCTGCCTGCCTGAATGTCCAAACGAGGCTATTTTTGAAACTCGCAGCGATGCGGAAACCAAAGGTAACCATGTTGGTGACGGACAGGGTGTTGGCGACAACATCTACGTGATTACCCATGATCGTTGCACGGAATGTGTTGGGCACTTCGACGAACCTCAGTGCGCTGCGGTCTGTCCGGTGGATAATTGTTGCATTTCTGACCCGGCATATCCTGAGACCACTGATGTATTGTTGGACAAAGCCACGAAGCTCAATCCTGACAAGAGCATTGACTCGGCCAAGGTCTGGAGCGGGGTTCGCAATTGA
- a CDS encoding UDP-glucose/GDP-mannose dehydrogenase family protein: MQISVIGTGYVGLVTGACFAEFGVNVLCMDSDAKRIARLEKGDVPFYEPGITELVAKGISQSRLSFTTDLTRAVDHGQVIFIAVGTPPKKDGSADLSFVEEVGRGIARTMTSYKVVVTKSTVPVGTGELLRKVISSSQTKKILYDVASNPEFLREGSAIEDFMRPNRVVIGADSEQAAAVMKDLYRPLYLIETPFVVTDVPTAEMIKYASNAFLATKISFINEIATLCERVGADVQMVAKGMGLDHRIGSKFLHAGPGFGGSCFPKDLAALVQMGERAGYPMQIAGAAAVVNQQQRDRMVVKIQEALGGLNGAAIGMLGLSFKPNTNDLREAPALAIAQELMKQGATVRAYDPAAMEEATQLLGGIIPCKDPYEVATGVDALIIMTEWNEFRNLDFETLKTLMRKLNLIDLRNVYESSRVTGFGFRHISVGRRAQNPDPKSH, translated from the coding sequence ATGCAGATCAGTGTGATCGGAACGGGTTACGTCGGGCTCGTGACCGGAGCCTGTTTCGCGGAGTTCGGAGTCAACGTGCTCTGTATGGATTCGGATGCCAAACGTATTGCCAGATTAGAAAAGGGCGATGTCCCATTCTACGAACCCGGGATCACGGAACTTGTCGCCAAAGGCATCAGCCAGAGCCGTCTGAGTTTCACCACGGACCTGACGCGCGCAGTCGATCACGGACAGGTCATTTTCATAGCTGTCGGGACTCCTCCCAAGAAAGATGGCTCGGCGGATCTGTCATTTGTTGAAGAAGTAGGCAGGGGCATTGCGCGCACCATGACATCGTATAAGGTGGTCGTCACCAAATCGACCGTCCCGGTTGGAACGGGGGAACTGCTGCGAAAGGTTATCTCCTCAAGCCAGACGAAAAAAATCCTCTATGACGTAGCCTCTAATCCCGAGTTTCTGCGTGAGGGATCGGCGATAGAAGATTTCATGCGTCCCAACCGAGTGGTCATCGGAGCCGACAGCGAGCAGGCCGCGGCCGTGATGAAGGATCTCTATCGTCCGTTGTATTTGATTGAAACGCCATTTGTCGTAACCGACGTCCCCACCGCTGAAATGATCAAATACGCATCAAACGCCTTCCTCGCCACCAAGATTTCCTTTATCAATGAGATTGCGACGCTCTGCGAACGCGTCGGGGCCGATGTGCAAATGGTCGCGAAAGGCATGGGACTCGACCACCGGATCGGTTCCAAGTTCCTGCACGCCGGTCCCGGATTCGGCGGCTCATGCTTTCCAAAAGATCTGGCGGCGCTTGTACAGATGGGAGAGCGGGCCGGATATCCTATGCAGATCGCAGGCGCGGCGGCCGTGGTGAACCAACAGCAGCGGGACCGCATGGTCGTAAAAATTCAGGAAGCCTTGGGAGGGCTGAACGGCGCGGCGATCGGGATGCTGGGATTGTCGTTCAAGCCCAATACGAACGACCTTCGCGAGGCCCCGGCGCTGGCCATTGCACAGGAATTGATGAAGCAGGGAGCTACTGTCCGCGCCTATGATCCGGCGGCAATGGAAGAAGCCACGCAACTGCTCGGCGGCATCATTCCGTGCAAAGATCCATATGAAGTAGCCACCGGCGTGGATGCCTTGATCATCATGACCGAATGGAACGAATTTCGAAACCTTGACTTCGAAACGCTCAAAACGCTCATGCGCAAGCTGAACCTGATCGACTTACGGAACGTCTACGAATCCAGCCGCGTCACGGGATTTGGTTTTCGCCATATTTCGGTTGGGCGGCGAGCACAGAATCCCGATCCCAAGTCCCACTGA
- a CDS encoding HEAT repeat domain-containing protein yields MAKESIETLVTELVHEEDWRRMRATAACLAGGPRAVQALIGVLESGGGELKKEAAAMLARIKDPHAGVALVRLLEDGDESVRKSGAMALEQMAGVLNTETATALVSLLPNMKSGEGRQLVAHLVGAIPTAVVPLCAMMKQGDHEAQITAATMLNQLLDPRSVDAFIDAMGQPAVRDIAVGTLKKLGAIRERIDESFNVLREIEGASEREEARMSTVIGLLGIGRPSVEILIEYLEDEDWLVREAAADLLGKIADVRAVEPLMKRLQQDKDTGVKELAIKALGLIGDARPTNLYLESIPIRPLRVYAMEALAKIKDVEVLRPHKELFDRLRSDRDGLVAYNAGLIADKLDALAGEHALAQEGHDDE; encoded by the coding sequence ATGGCGAAGGAGAGCATCGAAACGCTAGTAACCGAGCTGGTCCATGAAGAGGACTGGCGACGGATGCGGGCGACGGCCGCCTGTCTGGCCGGCGGACCCAGAGCGGTCCAGGCCTTAATTGGTGTTTTGGAATCGGGAGGAGGCGAGCTGAAAAAAGAGGCTGCGGCCATGCTGGCCCGAATCAAGGATCCGCATGCCGGCGTGGCGCTCGTCCGTTTGTTGGAAGACGGAGATGAATCGGTTCGAAAATCAGGAGCCATGGCATTGGAGCAGATGGCGGGTGTCTTGAACACGGAAACTGCGACAGCGCTGGTCTCCCTGCTCCCGAATATGAAATCCGGTGAGGGCAGGCAGCTCGTCGCGCATCTCGTGGGGGCGATTCCGACCGCGGTCGTTCCCCTGTGTGCCATGATGAAGCAAGGCGATCATGAGGCGCAAATCACAGCTGCAACAATGCTCAATCAGCTGCTCGACCCGCGATCGGTCGACGCGTTCATCGATGCGATGGGGCAGCCGGCTGTTCGTGATATTGCCGTCGGTACGCTGAAAAAATTGGGAGCCATTCGGGAACGGATCGACGAATCGTTCAACGTGCTGCGGGAAATCGAAGGGGCCAGTGAACGGGAAGAAGCCCGTATGTCGACGGTCATCGGATTGCTCGGCATTGGACGTCCGAGCGTGGAGATTCTCATTGAATACCTCGAGGATGAAGATTGGCTTGTCCGGGAGGCGGCGGCGGATTTGCTCGGCAAGATCGCGGACGTACGGGCGGTCGAACCGTTGATGAAACGCTTACAGCAGGACAAGGATACCGGGGTCAAGGAGTTGGCCATCAAAGCCCTTGGCTTGATCGGTGATGCCCGCCCGACGAACCTGTATTTGGAATCGATTCCAATCCGTCCGTTGCGAGTCTATGCGATGGAGGCGTTGGCAAAAATCAAGGATGTGGAAGTCCTGAGGCCGCACAAAGAACTATTCGATCGACTGAGATCGGACCGCGACGGCCTCGTGGCCTATAATGCCGGATTGATTGCCGACAAACTGGACGCCTTGGCGGGCGAGCATGCCCTGGCTCAGGAAGGACATGACGATGAATGA
- a CDS encoding HEAT repeat domain-containing protein, translating into MAQALDDLLDALEDVDDATREEAARALADISDPKSLDALIGACGDEYWSVRAHAGNAVGKIGGPRALEALVGLFNDPIMEVRNQAVDAAAKMGPVVLDRMITAMKDERWRVREHAAKTCGEIRDHRVVDALIAACRDRDGAVKSAAAEALGKIGDPKAIAPLIKLFRDTSKIVRETAGTALVYIGPPSVDPLIACFTDKDFVVRCHAARALGGMTTDYQIGRTWVREPRVVDALIAALKDPDRAVREDATIALGMIGDPSAIDALIEAMKDGAVKRHAIASLGMIGDPRALPPVLDALKGKGIRQEGTPTPGCIVSEDAFIKEAAATALGQFRDPRVIPDLIMLLKDGVLREKASAALAAIGDTAIEPLIAFLYDPKASEVAVEGERVLSYASVRLSAKDALRQLVLETLEKLGWVLPEEAQALDSSSTDNARVDMPLGEIGRFGPSGDYAKGSG; encoded by the coding sequence ATGGCGCAGGCGTTGGACGATTTGCTGGACGCACTTGAAGATGTCGATGATGCCACGCGGGAAGAGGCGGCCAGGGCCCTTGCCGACATCAGCGATCCCAAGAGTCTGGATGCGCTGATCGGAGCGTGCGGAGACGAATATTGGTCCGTACGGGCCCACGCCGGCAATGCGGTCGGAAAGATCGGCGGCCCCAGAGCCCTTGAGGCTCTCGTCGGCCTTTTCAATGACCCTATCATGGAGGTCCGCAATCAAGCCGTCGATGCTGCGGCCAAAATGGGTCCGGTCGTGCTGGACCGCATGATCACTGCGATGAAAGATGAACGGTGGCGCGTACGAGAACACGCGGCCAAGACCTGTGGTGAGATCCGAGACCACCGAGTCGTCGATGCCCTGATCGCGGCCTGCCGCGATCGGGATGGTGCGGTGAAGAGCGCGGCGGCGGAAGCGCTGGGTAAAATCGGCGATCCCAAGGCCATCGCCCCGCTGATCAAACTGTTTCGGGATACATCGAAGATCGTTCGCGAGACCGCCGGCACCGCGTTGGTCTATATCGGTCCACCTTCGGTGGATCCTCTGATTGCATGCTTTACCGACAAGGATTTTGTCGTCCGCTGTCATGCCGCCAGAGCGCTCGGCGGCATGACGACGGACTATCAGATCGGAAGGACGTGGGTACGTGAGCCGAGGGTTGTCGACGCGTTGATCGCCGCGCTCAAGGATCCGGATCGTGCGGTACGGGAAGATGCAACCATCGCTCTCGGCATGATCGGTGATCCGAGTGCGATCGATGCGTTGATCGAGGCCATGAAGGATGGAGCCGTGAAGCGACATGCCATTGCCTCGCTCGGCATGATCGGTGATCCGCGTGCCCTCCCTCCTGTGCTCGATGCGTTGAAGGGAAAGGGCATCCGTCAGGAAGGAACGCCCACGCCCGGCTGCATCGTCAGCGAAGATGCCTTTATCAAAGAGGCGGCAGCGACGGCACTTGGACAATTCAGGGATCCTCGCGTGATTCCTGACTTGATCATGTTGTTAAAAGACGGCGTACTTCGCGAAAAAGCCAGCGCGGCCTTGGCGGCGATCGGCGATACGGCAATCGAACCACTCATCGCCTTTCTTTACGACCCGAAAGCCTCGGAAGTTGCGGTGGAAGGTGAGCGCGTCTTGTCCTATGCGTCGGTTCGGCTTAGTGCCAAAGATGCATTGCGCCAACTGGTGCTGGAGACGTTGGAAAAATTGGGCTGGGTCCTGCCGGAAGAGGCTCAAGCGCTTGACTCCAGTTCGACCGACAATGCGCGAGTGGATATGCCGCTCGGTGAAATCGGACGGTTCGGACCATCTGGAGACTATGCGAAGGGCTCCGGGTAG